A stretch of Patescibacteria group bacterium DNA encodes these proteins:
- a CDS encoding exodeoxyribonuclease III: protein MTKNNVKKLSSRLKILSWNINGIRAMMKKGFLDFLKKQNPDILCLQEIKIDDNAKNKESFDFKNYDEFWNSAKRPGYSGTMMLIKNSLKKEVISKKIYTHDEGRVQILELKKFYLINVYFPNSKDDLARLDYKIKFNNKLLLHIKLLEKKKPVIICGDYNVAHEEIDIARPKENNGNAGFTYEERNWMTKFLEYGFVDTFRKLNPTKIQYSWWSFRAGARVRNVGWRIDYFCVSKKFMKNIKSAYILDQIQGSDHAPIGIEIK from the coding sequence ATGACCAAAAATAATGTCAAAAAATTATCTAGCAGGTTAAAAATACTTTCTTGGAATATAAATGGAATAAGAGCAATGATGAAAAAAGGCTTCCTTGATTTTTTAAAAAAACAAAATCCTGATATTTTATGTTTACAAGAAATAAAAATAGATGATAATGCAAAAAACAAAGAGTCCTTTGATTTCAAAAATTATGATGAATTTTGGAATAGCGCAAAACGACCTGGTTATAGCGGTACAATGATGTTGATAAAAAATTCTTTAAAAAAAGAAGTTATTTCAAAAAAAATATATACTCATGATGAAGGAAGAGTACAGATATTAGAATTAAAAAAGTTTTATTTGATAAATGTATATTTTCCAAATTCAAAAGATGACTTGGCTCGTCTTGATTACAAAATAAAATTCAACAACAAACTTTTGTTACATATAAAATTATTAGAAAAAAAGAAGCCAGTAATCATTTGTGGCGATTACAATGTAGCACACGAGGAAATTGATATTGCAAGACCAAAGGAAAACAATGGAAATGCAGGTTTTACATATGAAGAAAGAAATTGGATGACTAAATTTTTGGAATACGGATTTGTAGATACTTTTAGAAAATTAAATCCTACAAAAATTCAATATTCTTGGTGGAGTTTTAGAGCTGGTGCAAGAGTAAGAAATGTTGGCTGGCGTATTGATTATTTTTGTGTGTCAAAAAAATTTATGAAAAATATAAAAAGTGCTTATATATTAGATCAAATACAAGGATCTGATCATGCGCCAATAGGAATAGAAATAAAATGA
- a CDS encoding S24 family peptidase: MNIKELILKNINKNGKVATSEITSITGFSRAYINRFISELVSEKKIMQIGKANQAHYIKYNKNIPKEIKKLEKNYNKNIIDKILDIFDIPLMGTADCGEPLSIADDYIEDYMQLSSKFIKGKKEDYFFVRAKGDSMNKENIKDLNYVLIKKCDSFLGNGENVLAVINGLGTIKKFYKKKDTIVLSPSSSNKKHKPILLHRDDEVFVCGKVDHVFDF, from the coding sequence ATGAACATAAAAGAATTAATTTTAAAAAACATAAACAAAAATGGTAAAGTAGCTACATCAGAGATTACTTCAATTACTGGTTTTTCTCGAGCTTATATAAATCGTTTTATTTCTGAACTTGTGAGTGAAAAAAAAATTATGCAAATTGGCAAAGCAAATCAAGCACATTATATAAAATATAATAAAAATATCCCAAAAGAAATTAAGAAATTAGAAAAAAATTATAATAAAAATATAATTGATAAAATTTTGGATATATTTGATATACCACTTATGGGAACTGCTGATTGTGGGGAGCCACTTAGTATCGCAGATGATTATATAGAAGATTATATGCAATTATCATCCAAATTTATAAAAGGAAAAAAAGAAGATTATTTTTTTGTGCGTGCAAAGGGAGATAGTATGAATAAGGAAAATATAAAAGATTTAAATTACGTACTTATAAAAAAATGTGATAGCTTTTTAGGAAATGGAGAAAATGTATTAGCTGTTATAAATGGACTTGGAACCATAAAAAAGTTTTATAAGAAAAAAGATACAATTGTGTTGTCTCCAAGCTCTAGCAACAAAAAACACAAACCAATATTACTCCATAGAGATGATGAAGTATTTGTTTGTGGTAAAGTAGACCATGTTTTCGATTTTTAA
- a CDS encoding NUDIX domain-containing protein — MKNNITQRPTAIIVKDNKILLMHRIKNGKEYYAFPGGHIEGGENIKETFLREMKEELNFKISKYKKIVDIYDNTILNNEKRKHIFFLVEKFSGNLKLGGPEIERMKKGNNNYYPTWYSKNEFKKLSPVYPRGIKKFVLEKIF, encoded by the coding sequence ATGAAGAATAATATAACGCAAAGACCAACTGCAATAATTGTAAAAGATAATAAGATTCTTTTGATGCATAGAATAAAAAATGGAAAAGAATATTATGCATTTCCTGGTGGACATATAGAAGGTGGAGAAAATATAAAAGAAACATTTTTAAGAGAAATGAAAGAAGAACTAAATTTTAAAATATCAAAATACAAAAAAATAGTTGATATATATGATAATACAATCTTAAACAATGAAAAAAGAAAACATATATTTTTTCTTGTAGAAAAATTTTCTGGAAATCTAAAACTCGGTGGACCAGAAATTGAAAGAATGAAAAAAGGAAATAATAATTATTATCCAACTTGGTATAGTAAAAATGAATTTAAAAAACTGAGCCCAGTTTATCCAAGAGGAATAAAAAAATTCGTTTTAGAAAAAATATTTTAA
- a CDS encoding YifB family Mg chelatase-like AAA ATPase: MQSKILSTTSLGLNSFLVEIETDIQKNLPSFTIVGLADTAIQEAKERVKASISNSDFEFPKTRIVINLAPADLKKMGNCFDLPIALSILKAKNIITDKNNILKNSIFVGELSFDGSLRPINNIISICLFAKENNYQNVFIPYENKEEASIISNINIFPVENLRQIVNHINNICEIEILKSKKIIFENKSDEEYDFSQIKGQAHAKRALIIAATGGHNVLMNGSPGAGKTLLARSLPSILPNLSDEEILEVNKIYSSVGLLNKNRPLIIKRPFRSPHHSSSLISLVGGGSIPKPGEASLSHRGILFLDEVPEFPKKNLETLRQPLEDGCVTIARAQMTLEFPARFILICAQNPCPCGFFGDEKKQCTCSINQIKNYQQKISGPLLDRIDIHIEVKRLKFEELENTNNYESSRDIRQKIITARKIQSKRFARDNIFTNSEMNLKQIKKYCTIPQDAKVLLQKAVTAYNLSARAYFKIFKVSRTIADLENCKDIKTEHIAEALQYRNP; this comes from the coding sequence ATGCAGTCAAAAATACTTTCAACAACATCACTTGGACTCAATTCTTTTCTTGTGGAAATAGAAACTGATATCCAAAAAAATTTGCCTAGTTTTACAATAGTAGGACTCGCTGACACTGCCATTCAAGAAGCAAAAGAAAGAGTAAAAGCATCAATTTCAAATAGTGATTTTGAATTTCCAAAAACAAGAATTGTGATAAATCTCGCACCAGCAGATCTCAAAAAAATGGGAAACTGTTTTGATCTTCCTATTGCTCTTTCTATATTGAAAGCCAAAAATATTATTACTGACAAAAATAATATATTAAAAAATTCTATATTTGTAGGAGAACTTTCTTTTGATGGATCGCTTCGCCCAATAAATAATATTATTTCAATTTGTTTATTTGCAAAAGAAAACAATTACCAAAACGTATTTATTCCATATGAAAACAAAGAAGAAGCAAGTATTATATCAAACATAAATATATTTCCTGTAGAAAATCTGAGACAGATTGTAAATCATATAAATAATATTTGTGAAATTGAAATACTAAAAAGCAAAAAAATAATATTTGAAAATAAGTCAGATGAAGAATATGATTTCTCACAAATAAAAGGGCAAGCTCATGCAAAAAGAGCTTTGATTATAGCAGCAACTGGCGGACACAATGTACTTATGAATGGTTCTCCTGGTGCTGGAAAAACTTTACTCGCAAGATCTCTACCAAGTATACTTCCAAATTTGAGCGATGAAGAAATCTTAGAAGTAAATAAGATTTATTCTTCTGTGGGACTACTAAATAAAAATAGGCCACTTATAATAAAAAGACCATTTCGCTCTCCACATCACTCATCATCTTTAATATCTCTTGTTGGTGGTGGTTCTATCCCAAAACCAGGGGAAGCAAGCTTGTCTCATCGTGGAATTTTGTTTCTTGATGAGGTACCAGAATTCCCAAAAAAAAATTTGGAAACACTCCGCCAACCACTTGAAGACGGATGTGTGACAATTGCAAGAGCACAAATGACACTAGAATTTCCAGCTAGATTTATTTTAATTTGTGCACAAAATCCATGTCCATGTGGTTTTTTTGGTGATGAAAAAAAACAATGTACTTGTTCAATCAATCAAATAAAAAATTATCAACAAAAAATCTCTGGGCCACTCTTAGATAGAATAGATATTCACATTGAAGTAAAAAGATTAAAGTTTGAAGAATTAGAAAATACAAATAATTATGAATCAAGCCGTGATATAAGACAAAAAATTATCACCGCAAGAAAAATTCAATCAAAAAGATTTGCAAGAGATAATATATTTACAAATTCCGAAATGAATCTAAAACAAATAAAAAAATATTGTACAATACCACAAGATGCAAAAGTACTTTTACAAAAAGCAGTTACAGCTTACAACCTTTCTGCAAGAGCATATTTCAAAATTTTCAAAGTATCTCGCACAATAGCAGATTTAGAAAATTGTAAAGATATAAAAACCGAACATATTGCAGAAGCGCTTCAATATAGAAATCCTTAA
- a CDS encoding MATE family efflux transporter produces MKENKLITEPIPKLIGQIAIPASVGFFFNTMYNVVDTYYGGMISTEALAAMSLSFPIFFLILAMGSGISNGATALITNSLGEKEKEKAEKYGCQAISFAIIFSIFLTILGLFAAPSLFKILGANSDYLKMTLSYTNIIFYGTIFFLLTNVLNGILIAEGDTKTFRNLIIIGFLLNLLLDPWFMFGWFGFPKMGLAGVALATILIHFIEFLLLLRKVITEKDFKHIHLKNLIPNKKYYIDIIKQGFPASLSMMSVAIGVFVITYFVSAFGKDSVAAYGIATRMEQIAILPAIGLNIAVLTLSGQNNGAKRYDRLKEIFKKGLRYGIIVTIVGALFVFSFSRQLMMFFTKDQNVINIGTTYLRISVLFYITYTILNICISILQGIKKPLYGIYVGLYRQILMPITIFYVLTNIFKLQIKSIWWAIFFINWSAAIFTFLYTKNKLHKLEKIQL; encoded by the coding sequence ATGAAGGAAAACAAATTAATTACAGAACCAATTCCAAAACTTATTGGTCAAATTGCAATTCCGGCAAGCGTCGGCTTCTTTTTCAATACAATGTACAACGTTGTAGATACTTATTATGGAGGTATGATTTCAACTGAAGCACTCGCTGCAATGTCACTATCATTTCCTATATTTTTTTTAATTCTTGCTATGGGATCTGGTATATCAAATGGTGCAACAGCACTTATCACAAATTCACTTGGTGAAAAAGAAAAAGAAAAGGCGGAAAAATATGGTTGCCAGGCAATCTCATTTGCAATAATATTTTCAATATTTCTCACTATACTAGGACTTTTTGCTGCGCCATCACTTTTTAAAATTTTAGGAGCAAATAGTGACTATCTAAAAATGACACTAAGTTATACTAATATAATTTTTTATGGAACAATTTTCTTTTTATTAACAAATGTTTTAAATGGAATATTAATAGCAGAAGGAGATACAAAAACCTTTAGAAATCTTATAATAATTGGATTTTTATTAAATTTATTATTAGATCCATGGTTTATGTTTGGATGGTTTGGCTTTCCAAAAATGGGGCTTGCAGGAGTAGCTCTTGCCACAATACTTATTCATTTTATCGAATTCCTACTTTTACTCAGAAAAGTTATAACAGAGAAGGATTTCAAACATATTCATTTGAAAAATTTAATACCTAATAAAAAATATTATATTGATATTATAAAACAAGGTTTTCCTGCAAGCTTAAGTATGATGTCTGTTGCAATAGGAGTTTTTGTAATAACTTATTTTGTCAGTGCATTTGGTAAAGATTCTGTTGCAGCATATGGAATAGCTACAAGAATGGAACAAATTGCAATACTCCCAGCTATTGGATTAAATATTGCCGTTCTTACACTATCAGGTCAAAACAATGGAGCAAAAAGATACGACAGATTAAAAGAAATTTTTAAAAAAGGCTTGAGGTATGGAATCATCGTGACTATTGTAGGAGCATTATTTGTATTTTCGTTTTCTCGTCAATTAATGATGTTTTTTACAAAGGATCAAAATGTTATAAATATAGGAACAACTTATCTTAGAATATCTGTGTTATTTTATATTACATATACGATACTAAACATTTGCATATCAATTCTTCAGGGAATAAAAAAACCTTTATATGGCATATATGTGGGCTTATACAGACAAATACTTATGCCCATAACAATATTTTATGTACTCACAAATATTTTTAAACTTCAAATAAAATCAATATGGTGGGCTATATTTTTTATAAATTGGTCTGCTGCAATATTTACTTTTTTATATACAAAGAACAAACTTCATAAATTGGAAAAAATTCAACTCTAA
- a CDS encoding MBL fold metallo-hydrolase, whose protein sequence is MKQNKFSKIKVLVMGYVKQKNKKEYASSSVVLIQCNNKNIIVDPGMDKKKLINALKKEKLSTKNINYVILTHTHIDHSLLAGIFEKAKIYDNESIFSYDGKIENHNKKLFGIMIIDTPGHDQFHCSVLVDTKEYGKVIIAGDVFWWEDKAIQYTDKKSLLNLKDLYVKNKTELHKSRQYILENADYIIPGHGKMFELKK, encoded by the coding sequence ATGAAACAGAACAAATTCTCAAAAATTAAAGTACTTGTAATGGGGTATGTAAAGCAAAAAAATAAAAAAGAATATGCATCATCCTCTGTTGTTTTGATTCAATGTAATAACAAAAATATAATAGTTGACCCAGGAATGGATAAGAAAAAATTAATAAACGCACTTAAAAAAGAAAAACTTTCAACTAAGAATATAAATTATGTAATACTCACTCATACTCATATTGATCATTCACTTCTTGCTGGAATATTTGAGAAAGCTAAAATTTATGACAATGAATCAATATTCTCATATGACGGAAAAATAGAAAATCACAACAAAAAATTATTTGGTATTATGATAATAGACACTCCTGGACACGACCAATTTCATTGCTCTGTCTTGGTTGATACAAAAGAATATGGAAAAGTAATAATTGCTGGAGATGTATTTTGGTGGGAAGATAAAGCAATTCAATATACTGACAAAAAAAGTCTCTTGAATCTCAAAGACCTATATGTAAAAAATAAAACAGAACTTCATAAAAGCAGACAATATATTTTGGAAAATGCTGATTACATAATTCCAGGACATGGAAAAATGTTTGAATTAAAAAAATAG
- a CDS encoding aminopeptidase, whose protein sequence is MFSRERLMAMARCLIWGLKTARKADFKRGDVVVVGFCRLYIELAANVQSLLIKEGIHVIPEMMMTPEMELNLYSLGDNDQLQFLPQWLLNKQENLNGMIMILAYENLNHLKDLEPTKMALAQKSKKPLLDIRNQRERSGDFGWTLCVMPTEALAEEAGMSLEEYEEEVAKICHLDDDPVVFWKNLHNEAMEVKRYLNSLDVDYFHVVSDSGKTDLKVYPGESRQWIGVSGHNIPSFEIYTSPDCYKTEGTFFANNTMFKDGNRVTDVNLEFKDGRVVSCSAKEGEEFLKKQVSMDDTSDMLGEFSLTDANASSITRFMASTLYDENVGGEFGNCHVAIGRGFGDSYCGNKEWTPDLMKQIGINSSAQHWDLISTEKKIVTAHLKDGHEIVIYKDGSFIIPEPVGC, encoded by the coding sequence ATGTTTTCAAGAGAACGTTTAATGGCAATGGCTAGGTGCCTAATTTGGGGTCTTAAAACAGCAAGAAAAGCAGACTTCAAACGAGGAGACGTAGTTGTCGTTGGGTTTTGCAGGCTTTATATTGAGCTTGCAGCAAATGTTCAGAGCTTACTTATTAAGGAAGGAATTCATGTTATCCCTGAAATGATGATGACACCAGAAATGGAACTGAATCTATATTCTTTGGGTGATAATGATCAACTTCAATTCCTTCCGCAGTGGCTCCTGAATAAGCAAGAAAATCTTAATGGCATGATCATGATTCTGGCCTATGAAAATTTGAATCATCTCAAGGATTTGGAACCAACAAAAATGGCACTCGCTCAGAAAAGCAAAAAACCACTTCTTGATATTCGCAATCAACGTGAAAGGAGTGGTGATTTTGGATGGACTTTATGCGTGATGCCAACTGAGGCACTTGCTGAAGAGGCTGGAATGAGCCTTGAAGAATATGAGGAAGAAGTTGCCAAAATTTGTCACCTTGATGATGATCCGGTTGTTTTTTGGAAAAATCTTCACAATGAGGCAATGGAAGTAAAAAGATATCTTAATTCCTTGGATGTTGATTATTTCCATGTGGTCTCAGATTCGGGCAAAACAGATTTGAAGGTCTATCCTGGAGAATCCAGACAATGGATTGGTGTGTCCGGTCATAATATTCCCAGCTTCGAAATTTATACATCACCTGATTGCTATAAAACCGAAGGCACATTCTTTGCCAATAATACAATGTTTAAAGATGGTAATCGTGTGACAGATGTTAACCTTGAATTCAAGGATGGTAGAGTGGTAAGCTGTTCTGCTAAAGAAGGTGAAGAATTCCTAAAAAAACAGGTCAGCATGGATGATACCTCCGATATGCTTGGTGAGTTTTCTCTTACTGATGCAAATGCCTCATCTATAACGCGATTTATGGCGAGTACCTTGTATGATGAGAATGTCGGTGGAGAGTTTGGTAACTGCCATGTGGCGATTGGTAGAGGTTTTGGTGATTCATATTGCGGAAACAAAGAATGGACCCCAGACCTTATGAAGCAAATAGGAATCAATTCATCAGCTCAGCACTGGGATTTGATTTCAACCGAGAAAAAAATCGTCACTGCTCATCTCAAAGATGGGCATGAGATTGTTATTTACAAAGATGGTAGTTTCATTATTCCGGAACCGGTTGGATGTTAA
- the hpt gene encoding hypoxanthine phosphoribosyltransferase, translating into MNDSSEYLDRILLDAYSIGSIIRSLAAQIKLDYKDRQDDLIVISVLKGAYFFTADLQRALSPELDPVVEFIQLSSYGAGSKSSGELKFKKELEDVNISGKDLLVVEDIVDTGLTISKLREYLLEKGAKSVRICVFLDKSEARMVEVKLDYVGSKIPSEFVVGYGLDYNEQYRNLPYIGVLKKEIYS; encoded by the coding sequence ATGAACGATTCCAGTGAGTATTTAGATAGGATCCTTTTGGATGCCTATAGTATTGGTTCCATTATAAGGTCTCTTGCTGCGCAAATAAAGCTGGACTATAAGGATAGGCAAGATGATTTGATTGTAATTTCTGTGTTGAAGGGTGCTTATTTCTTTACAGCTGATCTTCAAAGAGCACTTTCTCCAGAGTTGGATCCTGTAGTTGAGTTTATTCAGCTTTCTTCTTATGGAGCTGGAAGTAAGTCATCCGGAGAGTTGAAATTCAAAAAAGAATTGGAAGATGTAAACATTTCCGGTAAAGATTTGCTTGTTGTAGAGGATATAGTTGATACCGGATTGACTATTTCAAAACTCAGAGAATATCTCTTAGAGAAGGGGGCGAAGTCTGTGAGAATTTGTGTTTTTCTTGATAAAAGTGAAGCACGTATGGTTGAGGTTAAACTTGACTATGTCGGTTCAAAAATTCCCAGCGAGTTTGTAGTCGGCTATGGTCTCGATTATAATGAGCAATATCGCAATCTTCCCTACATAGGAGTATTGAAGAAGGAAATATACTCTTAA
- the rlmN gene encoding 23S rRNA (adenine(2503)-C(2))-methyltransferase RlmN: MDLEILKQILKNQPSFRYKQCYKAIFSDLISNWNEVTNLPIDLRNELNENCPLDIKFRIFESNDKNTVKSLIEFDDLSNIETVLMRHHDRNTVCVSSQVGCPLNCKFCATGQNGFKRNLSSDEILKQVLFFARYLKKYNKKVTNIVFMGMGEPFLNYDNVLKAIRILNDKDCLNLGARHISISTSGVIDGIRKLSNENLQVNLAISLHATGDKLRSELMPINKKYKLSKLFEAVDNYIDKTSRKVMFEYMMIASVNDSRKDAEELSKLMKKKLYFLNIIPYNSTGIFKSSSQEKIEEFKNILEKNRIHLSERYKHGKDIKGACGQLAGKR, encoded by the coding sequence ATGGATTTAGAAATATTAAAACAAATATTAAAAAATCAACCAAGTTTTAGGTATAAACAGTGTTATAAAGCTATTTTTTCAGATTTAATTTCTAATTGGAATGAAGTTACGAATTTACCAATTGATCTTAGAAATGAATTAAATGAGAATTGTCCGCTAGATATAAAATTTCGAATTTTTGAATCAAATGATAAAAATACTGTAAAATCTTTGATAGAGTTCGATGATCTAAGTAATATAGAAACAGTTTTGATGAGACATCATGATAGAAATACAGTATGTGTTTCATCTCAAGTTGGATGTCCCTTAAATTGCAAATTTTGTGCAACAGGTCAAAATGGTTTTAAGAGAAATTTATCGAGTGATGAAATATTAAAACAAGTATTGTTTTTTGCGAGATATTTGAAAAAATATAATAAAAAAGTTACTAATATAGTCTTTATGGGAATGGGAGAGCCATTTTTAAATTATGATAATGTTTTAAAAGCAATAAGAATTTTAAATGACAAAGATTGTCTCAATCTAGGAGCAAGGCATATTTCTATATCAACATCAGGGGTAATAGATGGAATAAGAAAATTATCAAATGAGAATTTGCAAGTGAATCTTGCAATTTCACTTCATGCAACAGGGGATAAACTTCGTTCAGAACTTATGCCAATAAACAAAAAATATAAATTATCAAAATTGTTTGAAGCAGTAGATAATTATATAGATAAAACATCCAGAAAAGTAATGTTTGAATATATGATGATAGCCAGTGTTAATGATTCTAGAAAAGATGCAGAAGAATTATCAAAGCTCATGAAAAAGAAATTATATTTTTTGAATATTATTCCATATAACTCAACAGGAATTTTCAAATCTTCATCACAAGAGAAAATAGAGGAGTTCAAAAATATTTTGGAAAAAAACAGAATACATTTAAGTGAACGTTATAAGCATGGCAAAGATATAAAAGGAGCTTGCGGACAATTGGCTGGAAAAAGATAG
- a CDS encoding polyribonucleotide nucleotidyltransferase — MFFKKNKEYTMEFAGRKLIIEAQKYAPQATASCLVRYADTSVLSTVVQGDQRDGIDYFPLTVDYDEKMYAAGKIKGSKWVKREGRPTDEAVLTARVIDRSIRPLFNEESRKDLQLVTTVLEYDGENDPTFVALLGASISLSISPIEWAGPAIGFFVGKINGELVLNPTVEARSKSDFEIFVTGTPYGIDMIEARCKEASEKDIMEAIEFADKHIKKLIAFVEDIKKDIGEEKVLEDSGLSEEEKQAIDLVTRKVDEFLVDKNANTIFTPDKVQTEANIKKLIVDLDAILKEDNEVSKELRARGVMLLDQRLTEKARNMILVDKVRPDGRKIDELREINCEVGIFNRTHGTGLFKRGLTHVLSIVTLGSPGDEQTLDGMEVEYKKRYMHHYNFPGFSVGQISPNRGTSRREIGHGALAENALIPVLPDKEDFPYTIRVVSEVLSSNGSSSQASVCGSTLALMHAGVPIKRPVAGIAMGLITSKDEKDYVVLTDIQGVEDHSGDMDFKVAGTEVGITAIQLDIKLRGISIEVCRETLEKAKIARLQILEIMNKTISEPNKELSPFAPRIIKINIDPEQVREVIGPGGKVINKIIDTYDVQVDIEQDGTIFITSTNQENGEKAVEFIKGMTKKLQIGEIYDGVVTRIITDQRGGEVGAIVEVLPGKDGMVHVSEFKYERVEKVSDIVKIGDKIKVKVIDIDSEKDRVSLSAKALLEKPANFDESFQERPRRDFGNKGGFNNRRPNGDNRRRF; from the coding sequence ACAAAAATATGCTCCTCAAGCCACAGCAAGTTGTCTTGTAAGATATGCTGATACATCTGTTCTTTCAACAGTTGTTCAAGGAGATCAAAGAGATGGTATCGATTATTTTCCTCTTACAGTTGATTATGATGAAAAAATGTATGCAGCAGGAAAAATAAAAGGTTCTAAGTGGGTAAAAAGAGAAGGTAGGCCAACTGATGAGGCAGTTTTAACGGCCAGAGTAATAGATAGATCTATAAGACCACTTTTCAATGAAGAATCAAGAAAAGATTTGCAATTAGTTACAACTGTTTTGGAATATGATGGAGAAAATGATCCAACTTTTGTAGCTCTCTTGGGTGCATCAATATCACTTTCCATTTCTCCAATAGAATGGGCAGGTCCAGCTATTGGTTTCTTTGTAGGTAAAATAAATGGGGAATTGGTTTTGAATCCTACGGTTGAAGCAAGGAGCAAAAGTGATTTTGAAATTTTTGTTACCGGTACTCCATATGGTATTGATATGATAGAAGCAAGATGTAAAGAAGCAAGCGAAAAAGATATTATGGAAGCAATAGAATTTGCAGACAAACATATCAAAAAACTTATTGCTTTTGTAGAAGATATAAAGAAAGACATAGGAGAAGAAAAAGTTTTGGAAGATTCAGGATTATCTGAAGAAGAAAAACAAGCAATAGATTTGGTAACAAGAAAAGTTGATGAATTTTTGGTTGATAAAAATGCAAATACAATATTCACTCCAGATAAAGTGCAAACAGAAGCTAATATCAAAAAACTCATTGTAGATTTAGATGCAATACTAAAAGAAGACAATGAAGTGTCAAAAGAACTTCGAGCAAGAGGAGTAATGTTGCTTGATCAAAGACTTACTGAAAAAGCTAGAAATATGATTTTGGTTGATAAGGTAAGACCAGACGGAAGAAAGATAGATGAACTAAGAGAAATAAATTGTGAAGTTGGGATATTTAATCGTACTCATGGTACGGGATTATTCAAAAGAGGTCTTACTCATGTACTTTCAATTGTAACTCTTGGTTCGCCAGGTGATGAACAAACATTAGATGGCATGGAAGTTGAGTACAAAAAAAGATATATGCATCACTATAATTTTCCTGGATTTTCTGTTGGACAAATTTCTCCAAATAGAGGAACTTCAAGAAGAGAAATAGGTCATGGTGCACTTGCTGAAAATGCACTTATTCCAGTTCTTCCAGACAAAGAAGATTTTCCATATACAATAAGAGTTGTTTCAGAAGTATTATCTTCAAATGGATCTTCATCTCAAGCATCTGTTTGTGGTTCTACGCTTGCTCTTATGCATGCTGGAGTTCCAATAAAAAGACCAGTTGCTGGAATTGCTATGGGTCTTATCACAAGCAAAGATGAAAAAGATTATGTAGTTCTTACTGATATTCAAGGTGTAGAAGATCACAGTGGAGATATGGATTTCAAGGTTGCAGGAACTGAAGTTGGAATTACAGCTATTCAGCTTGATATAAAATTAAGAGGAATTAGTATAGAAGTATGTAGAGAAACTTTGGAAAAAGCAAAAATTGCAAGACTTCAAATTTTGGAAATAATGAACAAAACAATTTCAGAACCAAATAAGGAATTGTCTCCATTTGCTCCTAGAATTATAAAGATAAATATTGATCCAGAACAAGTAAGAGAAGTAATTGGTCCTGGCGGAAAAGTAATAAACAAAATTATTGATACTTATGATGTTCAAGTTGATATAGAACAAGACGGTACAATATTTATAACTTCTACAAATCAAGAAAATGGTGAAAAAGCAGTCGAATTCATAAAAGGTATGACAAAAAAACTTCAAATAGGTGAAATTTACGATGGAGTTGTCACAAGAATTATTACTGATCAAAGAGGTGGAGAAGTAGGTGCTATTGTAGAAGTACTTCCTGGAAAAGATGGAATGGTTCATGTATCAGAATTCAAATATGAAAGAGTAGAAAAAGTTTCTGATATTGTAAAAATTGGTGACAAAATCAAAGTAAAAGTTATCGATATAGATTCTGAGAAGGATAGAGTTTCTTTGTCAGCAAAAGCATTGTTAGAAAAACCAGCAAACTTTGATGAGAGTTTTCAAGAAAGACCTAGAAGAGATTTTGGAAATAAAGGTGGTTTTAATAATAGAAGACCTAATGGTGACAATAGAAGAAGATTTTAA